ATATGGAAAAATTTTTAATGGTTTATCTCTTTTACACTACGGGGTTATAAAATGGGTGCACTAAACATTGCAGTTAAAGAATTAGAAACAAGTATTAGAACCAAAAGGTTCTATGCAGTCCTAATGTTATTCATAGTACTGGCATTGTTGTTCATAAAAATCACAGCAAGTTTTGCTGGAATGCTTTCAACAATGTATGTAACTCCCTTCCAAGAACTCTTTCTATCCTCTCTTAACAGCCCCTTAGTGTATTCGATAACGTTGATATCCCTGCTTCTTGGAGTAACGGCAATAAATTCAGAAATTGAGAAGGGAACAATCAAAATCCTATACTCAAAGCCCATCTACAGGGATACAATAATCTTTGGAAAATTGCTTGGTGGATTTTTGCTCTTGGCAATGGTTCTAGGGATCTTCTACCTGATTATCGTCGGCATCTCATTAGTTAGAGGAGTACCAATCTCGAGCTATGATGCCACAAGGTTACTCGCCATCTACCCCTTCTCGATCCTATATGGATTGGCCATGTACTCCCTTGGCCTATTCCTCTCAACGCTAATAAGGAGCCAGAGGAACGGGATAATCGCTGGAGTGCTGGTGTTTCTGCTGATAGTCATCGTGATACCAATGATCCTGGCCCCACTCATAGCCTTCGTGATAGTTGGACCTCCAACCTTTGAAACTGCAATTTCGGCGAACAACTCAAGTGTAACATTCTCAAAGGAAACCCAGGAATGGACCGAGAGATATGTGTCAACTCTCCTCAAGATATACTCCCTCTCTCCCTTATATCATTATGAGCAGATAACCGCAATGATATTTGGCCAGAAGCCCACAGAAGAGATAATTGAACAGATGCCTGCAATCACCCTCGGTGGGATGGAATTTATAGTCACTGAGGAGAGACCCATTATAGAAGGGTTGAAACTATGTGTGAACAACATAGTGGCAATACTCGTCCTCTTGTTCGTATCCCTGGGATTGAGTTATTACAAGTTCCTTAAGATGGATTTGAGGTGATCAATTATGAACGCTATAGAAATTGAAAATTTGACTAAGACCTATGGGAAAGTCAAGGCAGTTGACAACCTTTCCCTCACCGTTGAAGATGGTATTGTGTTTGGATTTTTAGGACCAAATGGAGCCGGAAAAACGACAACAATTCTAAGCATGCTTGGAATAATAATTCCCGATGGTGGGACGATAAAAATATTCGGACATGATGTATTTAGGGAACCAATCAAGGCAAAGGAAAGAATAGGATTCCTCCCTGAAAACGCCACAATTTATGAGGAGTTAACAGCGTGGAGAAATCTGGACTTCTTTGCGAGCTTTTACAGAATGTCAAGACAGGAAAAAGAGAAGAGAATAGAGGAGCTTTTGAAACTCGTTGGCTTGTGGGATGTGAGATACAGAAAAGTCAAGACATTTTCAAAGGGAATGAAACAAAGACTGTTACTTGCCCAAGCCTTAATTAACGATCCAGAGTTATTGATACTCGATGAGCCAACTAGCGGTTTGGATCCAGAAGGTGCAAGGCTCGTGAAGGATATAATTAGAGAACAAAGGAATGAGGGCAAAACGGTGTTCTTTTCATCCCACATTCTCAGTGAGGTAGAGGAGTTAGCGGACAAAGTGGGGATAATAGTTAAGGGGAAGATAAGAACGATGGGCACCCTTGAGGAGATAAAGAAGCAGTACATGGAACTTGAAGGTTATGAAATAAAGATTGAAACAAAACAGCCAATTCCTGAGATGAATTTACCGGATGTGATAAGGATCGAGAAATTAAAGGACAACAAGGCGATAATATTTGCAAAGTCCGATATAAGGGAGATAATAAGCGAGGAACTCGCCAAGAGAGGGATAACGGTGTTAAGTCTTGAGATTGAGGAACCAAGCCTTGAGGATGTGTTCCTAAAGACGATATATAGGAGGGAAGAAAAGTGAAACGTCTTATCGCCTTGTTCCTTTTGTTTACGTTGTTAACCCCCCACTATGTTTTTGCATATTCAAGTTCAGAGAAGGTAAGGGAAATAGACATATTTGAAGGTAGGATTCTCCCCGGAGAAAAGCTAACGATTGGAGATTACGTTATTACCGTGGAATTCGGTATTGACAATTATCCATACGTTATAGTCTCGAAGGATTCTAGGAAACTCGCAATAACTAGAGGCGAGTTTGGAGCAAAGATTGAAGTCGAAAACCTGACATTAACTCTTGGAAGTTACAACACTAAGGAGGGTCTACTGATATTGGCCTCCTGGAGATCACAGGGAATGAAGTATAGGGGAAGTGTTGGTAATCGTTTCGAGGGATTTGAAGTAGTTGAGGTAACCAATTCAACAATAATCCTAAGGAAGGGGGTAGTAAAACTGGAAGTTCCAGCAAATAAATTGGTGATTTACGGGAATTACGGCATAGAATTCTCGAACGGCACTGTGTATCTGTACAAGCTTCCAAAAGTTGAAGTTACTAAAAAAGAGAAATCAGAGTTGGTTGTATCCTATCAATATATTGAAGTTTTGGCTAGTCTTGAAAAGCAAGTGCAAATTCCGATATTATTGTTTAACAACGGAACGGAGCCAATTAATGTTACTCTCTCCATTGTTGATCTTCCAGACAAATGGAGTGCTGAATTTTACTATGATGGAGTTAAGGTCAAGAAACTTAGGTTGGGAAAGGGAGAAATTGCAACCATACAACTCGTCGTTAAACCTGCATCTGAAGGTTTTTACAAGCTCAAGTTTGCCGTAAATGAAAGAATACACTCAATAATATTCATCGTGAGTAAGGGGAGAAGGATTTCTGTCTTCACCCCAATAATAGTTCAAGAGGCAAAAGCGGGAGACAAGGTAGTATTCCCTGTCTCATTGACCGTTGACGATAGTTACCTGGTCTCAATGAATGTAACACCTCCGAAGGATTGGAATGCATATCCGATAGTTGATGGAGTAAGAGTCAAGGAAATCTACATGAGGGGAGAAGAAGCGAAGGTAATTAACATTGTACTTGAAATCCCCAGGAATGCCGATCTTGGATACCATGAAGCTAAGGTAACCCTGATTTTTAAGGATCCAAATAATGGAGATGTAATTACAGAGAGAACTCTAGCACTTGGCGTTAACATCTATAAGACATACAAGGGCCAAAAAGCCACGCTGAAATTGAGGGTTGTTGACGATACCGGTAGTCCAGTTGCTAAAGCCCTCGTCAGAATAGGAAACGAGACATATGCAACTGATTCAACAGGTTCACTAGAGGTTGAAGTCAATCCGGGGGAATATGAACTTGTAGTTGAAAAGGAAGGATATGAGATTAAGAAGGAAAAGATCAAACTCGAAGATGGGGAAGTTAAAGAGGTGAAACTCCTCCTTGTAAGAGAGCCATACTACTTCATCGTGGAGCCACAATCTGACGTCTATCCGATAGTTCTTGGATCTGTAAGCAGAGGCTTCTTGATCACAATAGAGAATCTCGGAAAGAACGACGACGAGTATAAGTTAGAGATAAGCGGAATTCCAGAGAACTGGAATGCGATGTTCACGGAGTCTCCTGAGGAAAGGCTTGAGGTGACCAGGGTCAAAGTGAAGGCCGGAACATCAAAGAACGTCTATCTAATCGTTTACCCATCACTTAATGCAATGCCAGGAACTTACAACGTAACGATCAAGGTGACAAGCTCGTCAGGAATTGAAAAGACGGTACCGATTAAGATAAAGCTTATCGGTTCCTATGCAATGAACGTTAGATTGCTAAACTATAGGATAACTATAACCGCCGGAGAGGAAAAAACAACCATGCTTGACATCATGAACTTTGGAAATGCTCCCATAACCAACATCAAAGTTGAGGTTGAAGGACCACAGGGATGGGACATAAAGGTAGATCCGTCCCAGATACCTTCTCTTTCTCCAAAGGACAGAGAAAGCGTTAGGTTAAGTATAAAGGTTCCGGAAGGGACAACAGCAGGAGATTACAGGATTAAAATAACTGTTAAGTCGGATCAGACAGAATGGAGTGACGTGCTTAGGGTTGTCGTTAGGCAGAAGTCAACATCAACCTACCTCGGAATAGTAATCCTAATCTTGGCATTTGGCTTTGTAGTGTTCATGGTCAGGAGAGTGGGGAGGAGGTAACATGGGAGCAGAGTTCAACATCGCTAACAAAGAGCTGTATACAGCTATGAAAACGAAGAGATTTCTGATACTCCTCTTTACCTACCTTTTATTCCTTTTCCTCATGATATACTTTTCTAGGGAGTGGGGTGGAGAAGAATATGGTTACGTCTCCCATTATTCAATGTTTGGAGCAAGTGGGACCGTATATAGGACTCCAATATCTTCAATATTCATAAATAACGCCAGCCTTTGGGCATTCTTTGGGGCTCTACTTGGAGTT
The window above is part of the Pyrococcus sp. NA2 genome. Proteins encoded here:
- a CDS encoding ABC transporter permease, whose product is MGALNIAVKELETSIRTKRFYAVLMLFIVLALLFIKITASFAGMLSTMYVTPFQELFLSSLNSPLVYSITLISLLLGVTAINSEIEKGTIKILYSKPIYRDTIIFGKLLGGFLLLAMVLGIFYLIIVGISLVRGVPISSYDATRLLAIYPFSILYGLAMYSLGLFLSTLIRSQRNGIIAGVLVFLLIVIVIPMILAPLIAFVIVGPPTFETAISANNSSVTFSKETQEWTERYVSTLLKIYSLSPLYHYEQITAMIFGQKPTEEIIEQMPAITLGGMEFIVTEERPIIEGLKLCVNNIVAILVLLFVSLGLSYYKFLKMDLR
- a CDS encoding ABC transporter ATP-binding protein, which encodes MNAIEIENLTKTYGKVKAVDNLSLTVEDGIVFGFLGPNGAGKTTTILSMLGIIIPDGGTIKIFGHDVFREPIKAKERIGFLPENATIYEELTAWRNLDFFASFYRMSRQEKEKRIEELLKLVGLWDVRYRKVKTFSKGMKQRLLLAQALINDPELLILDEPTSGLDPEGARLVKDIIREQRNEGKTVFFSSHILSEVEELADKVGIIVKGKIRTMGTLEEIKKQYMELEGYEIKIETKQPIPEMNLPDVIRIEKLKDNKAIIFAKSDIREIISEELAKRGITVLSLEIEEPSLEDVFLKTIYRREEK
- a CDS encoding NEW3 domain-containing protein, with protein sequence MKRLIALFLLFTLLTPHYVFAYSSSEKVREIDIFEGRILPGEKLTIGDYVITVEFGIDNYPYVIVSKDSRKLAITRGEFGAKIEVENLTLTLGSYNTKEGLLILASWRSQGMKYRGSVGNRFEGFEVVEVTNSTIILRKGVVKLEVPANKLVIYGNYGIEFSNGTVYLYKLPKVEVTKKEKSELVVSYQYIEVLASLEKQVQIPILLFNNGTEPINVTLSIVDLPDKWSAEFYYDGVKVKKLRLGKGEIATIQLVVKPASEGFYKLKFAVNERIHSIIFIVSKGRRISVFTPIIVQEAKAGDKVVFPVSLTVDDSYLVSMNVTPPKDWNAYPIVDGVRVKEIYMRGEEAKVINIVLEIPRNADLGYHEAKVTLIFKDPNNGDVITERTLALGVNIYKTYKGQKATLKLRVVDDTGSPVAKALVRIGNETYATDSTGSLEVEVNPGEYELVVEKEGYEIKKEKIKLEDGEVKEVKLLLVREPYYFIVEPQSDVYPIVLGSVSRGFLITIENLGKNDDEYKLEISGIPENWNAMFTESPEERLEVTRVKVKAGTSKNVYLIVYPSLNAMPGTYNVTIKVTSSSGIEKTVPIKIKLIGSYAMNVRLLNYRITITAGEEKTTMLDIMNFGNAPITNIKVEVEGPQGWDIKVDPSQIPSLSPKDRESVRLSIKVPEGTTAGDYRIKITVKSDQTEWSDVLRVVVRQKSTSTYLGIVILILAFGFVVFMVRRVGRR